In Prosthecochloris sp. GSB1, the following proteins share a genomic window:
- the alaS gene encoding alanine--tRNA ligase: protein MKSRDIRQSFLDFFASKGHTIVRSAPVIPAEDPTLLFSNAGMNQFKDVFLDKGVRPYTRATDSQKCIRASGKHNDLEDVGRDTYHHTFFEMLGNWSFGDYYKKEAIEWAWELLTMVWKLPKERLYATVYREDEESLELWREVTDIDPSHIMKFGDKDNFWEMGESGPCGPCSEIHIDLTDDGSGASLVNAGDHRVIELWNLVFIQYNRMSDGSLEPLPKKHVDTGMGFERVSAVLQGKNSNYDTDIFTPLFDAITGITGVEYRSTLDGEQDIAMRVIADHARALTFAITDGAMPGNEGRGYVLRRILRRALRYARKLDCSEPLIYRLVGVIADTMGGAFPELLKQRVTVEKIVKSEEESFLATLDRGMEIFADIVGSVRAENGRIISGEDVFRLYDTYGFPVDLTRLMAGEEGLEVDEEGFGICMEEQKTRARKDRKEKQQMGDGGSEWLWFDEVARKSVFVGYEKLEADAEVVAVRDSGSQLLLVLDTTPFYAESGGQAGDRGILEHDRYRFEVGDTQKDGELIVHVVDRVTDRSGDRVIAPESVDFSESRTVRASVDEEMRRDTERNHTATHLLHAALRKVLGGHVQQKGSMVGPDRLRFDFSHFEKVSGRELGAVEVLVNEQIRQTRGLVQKSDVSYEEALDMGALAFFGDKYADRVRVVEVPGVSLELCGGTHVDNIGKIGLFKIVSESSVASGIRRIEAITGKAAEELLWSEYQELQQIRRLLKAHQDEGVAVRVQELLEEKKDLGKQIRDMQLSVLLDKALQQLESSEEIGGCRVFTMNVRDAGADELKTLAQYLHDRIGCGVGLLASESDGKVSLVAFAGDEAVRTFGLKAGELVKNAAREVQGGGGGKPGFATAGGRNPAGLPKAFETFVAVVRATIERDKGL from the coding sequence ATGAAGTCCAGGGATATTCGCCAGTCTTTTCTCGATTTTTTTGCCTCGAAAGGGCATACCATCGTACGGTCAGCGCCGGTTATTCCGGCTGAGGACCCTACCCTCCTGTTCTCCAACGCGGGGATGAACCAGTTCAAGGATGTATTCCTCGACAAGGGCGTGAGGCCGTATACCCGCGCCACGGACAGCCAGAAGTGCATCAGGGCGTCAGGCAAACACAACGATCTGGAGGATGTCGGCCGTGACACCTATCACCACACCTTTTTCGAGATGCTCGGCAACTGGTCGTTCGGCGACTATTACAAGAAGGAGGCCATCGAATGGGCATGGGAGCTTTTGACGATGGTCTGGAAGCTTCCGAAAGAACGTCTTTACGCGACGGTCTACCGGGAAGACGAAGAAAGCCTCGAACTGTGGCGGGAGGTGACCGATATCGATCCGTCGCATATCATGAAGTTCGGCGACAAGGACAATTTCTGGGAGATGGGGGAGAGTGGCCCGTGCGGCCCGTGTTCGGAAATCCATATCGATCTCACCGATGACGGTAGTGGAGCCTCGCTGGTCAATGCCGGCGATCACCGGGTGATCGAACTGTGGAACCTTGTTTTCATCCAGTACAACCGCATGTCGGACGGTTCGCTCGAACCGTTGCCGAAAAAACATGTCGATACCGGCATGGGATTCGAGCGGGTGTCGGCGGTGTTGCAGGGTAAAAACTCGAACTACGATACCGATATTTTTACGCCTTTGTTCGACGCGATCACCGGCATTACCGGTGTGGAGTACCGGTCTACGCTCGACGGCGAGCAGGATATCGCCATGCGCGTTATCGCCGACCACGCCAGGGCGCTGACCTTCGCCATCACCGACGGAGCGATGCCGGGCAACGAGGGCCGGGGGTATGTGCTCCGACGTATCCTGCGCCGCGCCCTGCGCTACGCCCGCAAGCTCGATTGCAGCGAACCCCTGATTTACAGGCTGGTCGGAGTCATCGCCGATACCATGGGCGGGGCGTTCCCCGAACTTTTGAAACAGCGCGTGACCGTTGAGAAAATCGTGAAATCCGAGGAGGAGAGCTTTCTTGCCACGCTCGACAGGGGGATGGAGATTTTCGCCGACATCGTCGGTTCCGTCAGAGCGGAAAACGGCCGGATCATCAGCGGCGAGGATGTTTTCAGGCTCTACGATACCTACGGTTTTCCGGTCGATCTCACCCGCCTCATGGCGGGCGAAGAGGGACTCGAGGTTGACGAAGAAGGATTCGGGATATGCATGGAAGAGCAGAAGACGCGAGCCAGGAAGGACCGGAAGGAAAAGCAGCAGATGGGCGACGGCGGGTCCGAATGGCTCTGGTTCGACGAAGTCGCCCGGAAAAGCGTGTTTGTCGGTTACGAGAAGCTCGAAGCCGATGCCGAGGTCGTGGCGGTTCGCGATTCCGGCAGCCAGCTTCTTCTCGTGCTCGACACCACGCCGTTCTATGCCGAAAGCGGCGGACAGGCCGGTGATCGAGGCATTCTGGAACATGACCGCTACCGTTTCGAAGTGGGCGATACGCAGAAGGACGGCGAGCTGATCGTCCATGTCGTCGACAGGGTGACCGACCGGTCGGGCGACAGGGTGATTGCCCCGGAATCGGTCGATTTCTCGGAATCGAGAACGGTTCGCGCATCGGTCGACGAAGAGATGCGTCGGGATACCGAGCGCAATCATACCGCGACCCATCTCCTGCACGCGGCCCTGAGGAAGGTGCTCGGCGGGCATGTGCAACAGAAGGGGTCGATGGTCGGCCCGGACCGCCTGCGTTTCGATTTCAGTCATTTCGAAAAGGTTTCCGGGCGGGAACTCGGTGCGGTCGAAGTTTTGGTGAACGAACAGATCCGGCAGACCCGCGGGCTGGTCCAGAAAAGCGACGTGTCTTACGAGGAGGCGCTCGACATGGGCGCGCTGGCGTTTTTCGGAGACAAGTACGCCGACAGGGTGAGGGTGGTCGAAGTACCCGGTGTTTCGCTCGAACTCTGCGGGGGCACGCACGTCGACAATATCGGGAAGATCGGATTGTTCAAGATCGTCAGCGAGTCGTCGGTTGCCTCCGGCATCCGTCGTATCGAGGCCATTACCGGCAAGGCGGCAGAGGAACTCCTGTGGAGCGAATATCAGGAGCTGCAGCAGATTCGCCGGCTCCTCAAGGCTCATCAGGACGAAGGCGTCGCGGTCAGGGTACAGGAGCTTCTCGAAGAGAAAAAAGATCTCGGAAAACAGATCCGGGACATGCAGCTTTCGGTTCTGCTCGACAAGGCGTTGCAGCAGCTCGAGTCTTCCGAAGAGATCGGCGGTTGCAGGGTTTTTACCATGAACGTGCGGGACGCCGGAGCCGATGAACTCAAAACCCTCGCTCAGTACCTTCACGACAGGATCGGTTGCGGAGTCGGACTCCTTGCCTCGGAATCGGACGGCAAGGTTTCACTGGTGGCTTTTGCGGGTGACGAAGCTGTGCGGACCTTCGGGCTCAAGGCCGGGGAGCTCGTCAAGAACGCGGCCCGGGAGGTGCAGGGAGGCGGGGGCGGAAAGCCGGGATTCGCCACGGCCGGCGGCCGGAATCCCGCCGGCCTGCCGAAAGCTTTTGAAACCTTCGTGGCTGTCGTCAGGGCCACGATCGAACGAGACAAGGGATTGTAA
- a CDS encoding 4Fe-4S dicluster domain-containing protein yields the protein MSSGPRSNETRDCKKSYAFFDCFFGRCDKPSCDACLFRPVRSLRLLLKSRAMDKCADDSVDTEGLWKKEVESVLSGKVPEPKAPVRKRKKRLLAPREEIPWYPTINPDLCNGCGDCKILCKPGVFEPGPPDPEGIHRPKFVVANPYNCLVLCDRCVPVCTSGGITLPPKEAFEKYVEYVDETEEVGGMN from the coding sequence CTGTCGTCAGGGCCACGATCGAACGAGACAAGGGATTGTAAAAAAAGTTATGCTTTTTTTGACTGCTTTTTCGGACGTTGCGACAAGCCTTCCTGCGACGCCTGTCTGTTCAGACCGGTTCGCTCCCTGCGCCTTCTCCTGAAGTCGCGGGCCATGGACAAGTGTGCCGATGATTCGGTCGATACGGAAGGGCTATGGAAAAAGGAGGTCGAGAGTGTACTTTCCGGCAAGGTTCCCGAACCGAAAGCACCGGTACGCAAACGAAAGAAACGCCTGCTTGCGCCGAGGGAGGAAATACCCTGGTATCCGACGATCAACCCGGACCTCTGCAACGGATGCGGCGACTGCAAGATTCTCTGCAAACCCGGCGTGTTCGAACCCGGGCCGCCCGACCCCGAGGGCATTCACCGCCCGAAGTTCGTCGTGGCGAATCCATACAACTGCCTTGTGCTCTGCGATCGCTGCGTGCCTGTCTGCACCTCCGGAGGCATCACTCTCCCTCCGAAAGAGGCGTTCGAGAAGTACGTGGAGTATGTGGATGAGACGGAGGAAGTGGGAGGTATGAATTAA
- the serB gene encoding phosphoserine phosphatase SerB, with product MQEILLLNISGPDKTGLTSRFSSILARYNVTILDIGQEVIHDQISLGLLIEVPDEFKSAPVLKDLLFAAHTLGLEISFTPVSDSEYKRWVAEQGKPRYLLTLLAREIKAEQLARVSTTIARYNLNIDTITRLSGRIPLDKGKALKTRACVEFSVRGELDTESGFREELLGITDDLGIDIAFQEDNIYRRNRRLVVFDMDSTLITTEVIDELAVEAGAGEEVAAITGQAMRGEIDFTTSLQRRVSTLAGLDESVLRKVAERLILTEGAERLFYNLHNLGFKTAVISGGFTYFGRFLQKKLNIDYIFANTLEIENGKLTGRVVGEIVDGKRKGELLEELAKRERLSLEQTIAVGDGANDLPMLGKAGLGIAFRAKPIVKESAKQAISTLGLDAILYLMGFRDRESLGKG from the coding sequence ATGCAAGAAATCCTGCTGCTCAATATCTCGGGGCCGGACAAAACCGGCCTTACCTCCAGATTCTCTTCGATACTGGCGCGTTATAACGTCACGATTCTCGACATCGGCCAGGAAGTCATACACGACCAGATATCCCTTGGTCTGCTGATCGAGGTACCCGACGAGTTCAAATCCGCTCCGGTGCTCAAGGACCTCCTCTTCGCGGCACATACGCTGGGACTCGAGATTTCCTTCACTCCGGTTTCCGACAGCGAATACAAACGCTGGGTCGCCGAACAGGGAAAGCCCCGCTACCTGCTCACGCTGCTGGCCAGGGAGATCAAAGCCGAACAGTTGGCCAGGGTATCGACGACGATAGCCCGCTACAACCTGAACATCGATACGATAACGAGGCTGTCGGGAAGAATCCCGCTCGACAAGGGGAAAGCCTTGAAAACCAGGGCGTGCGTCGAATTTTCGGTTCGCGGTGAACTCGATACCGAAAGCGGGTTCCGGGAGGAACTCCTCGGAATCACCGACGACCTCGGCATCGATATCGCGTTCCAGGAAGACAACATCTACCGCCGGAACCGTCGTCTGGTGGTCTTCGACATGGACTCTACCCTGATCACGACCGAAGTGATCGACGAACTTGCCGTCGAAGCCGGGGCGGGAGAAGAGGTGGCGGCGATCACCGGACAAGCGATGCGTGGTGAAATCGATTTCACCACGAGCCTTCAGCGCAGAGTCTCGACGCTCGCGGGGCTGGACGAATCCGTGCTGCGAAAAGTGGCCGAACGGCTGATCCTGACCGAAGGGGCCGAACGGCTGTTCTACAACCTGCACAACCTCGGCTTCAAAACCGCCGTCATCTCGGGAGGATTCACCTATTTCGGACGCTTCCTGCAGAAAAAGCTCAACATCGACTACATATTCGCCAATACGCTCGAAATCGAAAACGGCAAACTTACAGGCCGTGTGGTCGGTGAGATCGTGGATGGAAAAAGAAAGGGCGAACTGCTCGAAGAGCTCGCAAAAAGAGAACGGCTGAGCCTGGAACAGACGATCGCGGTCGGCGACGGCGCAAACGACCTTCCGATGCTCGGCAAGGCGGGGCTCGGCATCGCCTTCAGGGCCAAACCGATCGTCAAGGAAAGCGCGAAACAGGCCATCTCGACCCTCGGACTCGACGCGATCCTCTACCTCATGGGCTTCCGGGATCGTGAATCGCTGGGAAAAGGATGA
- a CDS encoding ATP-grasp fold amidoligase family protein has product MLEAIKKALVSSSKRSALLKTVLWRFLALKDIMLCSVPDERYVSRMCRKHLGYIPDLRNPRTLNEKINWLKLNRETELIVQCADKYRVRDYVAERIGNDCLVPLLLVTENPAELTPENIRTEAFVVKTNHASGGITFVRDKSNADWRKIRRKTASELRRNHYYRGRSRHYRDIQRKILVEKMLLDENGNIPEDYKFHCFNGNVRFIQVDLGRHTAHKRNLYSPTWELLPFELKLENGPAVARPSRLGDMLRIAEILSDAFVFARIDLYCVGGNIYFGEITFHPGSGFEPFRPEAWDSILGEALTLPIDRDETKAPPRTRRG; this is encoded by the coding sequence ATGCTGGAAGCGATAAAAAAAGCGCTTGTCTCGTCATCGAAACGTTCGGCGCTGCTGAAAACAGTTCTGTGGCGGTTTCTGGCCCTGAAAGACATCATGCTGTGTTCCGTACCGGACGAACGCTACGTTTCTCGCATGTGCCGCAAGCACCTCGGCTACATCCCCGACCTGCGAAATCCGCGCACCCTCAATGAAAAAATCAACTGGCTCAAGCTGAACCGGGAAACCGAACTCATCGTACAGTGCGCGGACAAATACCGGGTGCGCGACTATGTCGCGGAGCGAATCGGAAACGACTGCCTCGTTCCTCTCCTGCTCGTCACGGAAAACCCCGCCGAACTGACGCCGGAAAACATCCGGACCGAAGCCTTCGTGGTCAAGACGAATCACGCCAGTGGCGGCATCACGTTCGTTCGTGACAAATCGAACGCAGACTGGAGGAAAATACGCCGCAAGACCGCCAGCGAACTGCGCAGAAATCACTATTACCGTGGCCGCTCCCGTCACTACCGGGACATACAGAGGAAAATCCTCGTCGAAAAGATGCTGCTCGACGAAAACGGAAACATACCCGAGGACTACAAGTTCCACTGTTTCAACGGCAACGTCAGGTTCATCCAGGTCGACCTCGGCCGGCATACCGCGCACAAACGCAATCTGTACAGCCCAACATGGGAACTGCTGCCGTTCGAACTGAAACTGGAGAACGGTCCCGCCGTCGCCCGGCCGTCCCGGCTCGGGGATATGCTGAGAATTGCCGAAATCCTTTCCGACGCATTTGTTTTCGCCAGAATCGACCTGTATTGTGTCGGCGGAAACATCTATTTCGGAGAAATAACCTTTCATCCCGGTTCGGGCTTCGAACCGTTCAGGCCAGAAGCCTGGGACAGCATACTGGGAGAGGCCCTCACTCTCCCGATCGACCGTGACGAAACAAAAGCCCCTCCACGAACAAGACGGGGATAA
- the guaA gene encoding glutamine-hydrolyzing GMP synthase, which translates to MHSVLVLDFGSQYTQLIARRVREIGIYSEILPFNTPLEKIREHNPGAIILSGGPGSVYGESAPHPDKGIFGLGLPILGICYGLQVIATHFGGEVAVSPKQEFGRAKIMVDRNGGAGASMLFKDIPDSDVWMSHGDKVTRMPDGFAVTASSGNSELCAIEAAGSKAALKVYGLQFHPEVQHSLYGKQLLSNFLIDIAGLRPDWSPKSFIDHQIEEIRKTAGKNTVICGISGGVDSTVAAVLVHRAIGKQLHCVFVDNGLLRKNEAEKVMRVLEPLGLSITLADAGDIFLKRLKNVASPEKKRKIIGRTFIHIFEEHIHEEKFLVQGTLYPDVIESVSVKGPSETIKSHHNVGGLPKRMKLKLIEPLRELFKDEVRAVGRELGISEDILMRHPFPGPGLAVRVLGSINRERLDILRNADEIYLEELKARNLYQHVWQAFSVLLPVQSVGVMGDKRTYENVLALRAVESSDGMTADWAHLPHEFLSHVSNRIINEVRGINRVAYDISSKPPATIEWE; encoded by the coding sequence ATGCACTCTGTCCTCGTTCTCGATTTCGGTTCACAGTATACCCAGCTTATCGCCCGGCGTGTCCGCGAGATAGGCATTTATTCGGAAATCCTTCCCTTCAACACTCCCCTCGAAAAAATAAGGGAACACAACCCCGGAGCGATCATTCTCTCTGGAGGACCTGGCAGCGTGTACGGTGAATCCGCCCCCCATCCCGACAAGGGCATCTTCGGTCTCGGCCTGCCCATACTCGGCATATGCTACGGCCTGCAGGTCATCGCAACGCATTTCGGAGGAGAAGTCGCCGTATCGCCGAAACAGGAGTTCGGAAGGGCGAAAATCATGGTCGACCGTAACGGCGGAGCGGGCGCGAGCATGCTTTTCAAGGACATTCCAGACTCCGATGTATGGATGAGCCACGGCGACAAGGTAACCCGCATGCCCGATGGCTTCGCGGTCACCGCCAGCAGCGGCAATTCGGAACTGTGCGCCATCGAGGCCGCGGGAAGCAAAGCCGCCCTGAAAGTATACGGCCTCCAGTTCCATCCGGAAGTCCAGCATTCGCTTTACGGCAAGCAGCTTCTCTCCAACTTCCTCATCGACATCGCGGGGCTCAGGCCGGACTGGTCGCCGAAAAGCTTCATCGACCATCAGATCGAGGAGATACGCAAAACGGCAGGAAAAAACACCGTGATCTGCGGCATAAGCGGAGGGGTGGATTCGACGGTCGCCGCCGTGCTCGTGCACAGGGCTATCGGAAAACAGTTGCACTGCGTGTTCGTCGATAACGGCCTCCTGCGGAAAAACGAAGCCGAAAAGGTCATGCGGGTGCTGGAGCCGCTGGGGCTCAGCATAACCCTTGCCGATGCGGGCGATATCTTCCTCAAACGCCTGAAAAACGTCGCTTCGCCCGAAAAGAAACGCAAGATCATCGGCAGGACCTTCATACACATCTTCGAGGAACATATTCACGAGGAAAAATTTCTCGTACAGGGAACCCTCTACCCTGACGTTATCGAAAGCGTGAGCGTCAAGGGGCCGTCGGAAACCATCAAATCCCATCACAACGTCGGGGGGCTGCCGAAACGCATGAAACTGAAACTGATCGAACCGCTGCGAGAGCTCTTCAAGGACGAGGTCCGGGCGGTCGGCAGGGAGCTTGGGATAAGCGAGGACATCCTTATGCGCCACCCCTTCCCCGGACCAGGCCTCGCGGTGCGCGTGCTCGGTTCCATCAACAGGGAGAGGCTCGACATTCTCCGCAACGCGGACGAGATCTACCTCGAGGAACTGAAAGCCCGAAACCTCTATCAGCATGTGTGGCAGGCATTCTCCGTTCTGCTTCCGGTGCAGTCGGTGGGGGTCATGGGCGACAAGAGAACCTACGAGAACGTCCTCGCTCTTCGCGCGGTTGAATCCTCCGACGGCATGACCGCCGATTGGGCGCACCTGCCGCACGAGTTCCTTTCCCATGTTTCGAACCGCATCATCAACGAGGTGCGCGGCATCAACAGAGTCGCCTACGACATATCGTCAAAACCTCCCGCGACGATCGAGTGGGAGTAG
- a CDS encoding penicillin-binding protein 1A — protein sequence MNRNGKKNNIGNRKKKGVRIPAKALLTGTLILFAVLFIYVFSLMRTLPGIEELENPNPELASLVYSSDGKLLHKYFLKNRTYVHLDSISNHVPEALIATEDLAFYDHWGFDVRRFVLVVAENLLKGRERWHGASTITQQLAKNLFLTQERTINRKIREFFTSVELEKTYTKNEILALYLNTVYFGSGAYGIEAAAWTYFNKPASKLTLPESATLVGILKSPRAYDPSRNPENSRSRRNLIIGLMEKAGFITQKEMEKARASALKLDYTPVTNHGKAPYFTEYIRQTLKPVSKQHDINVYRDGLEIHTTLDSRMQQYAEAAVREHVAWVQERFDKSWRWPENLKNQIIRETPRYRTLVAKGHGPEQAIAELKADRKWLDKLLHDKTRVQVGFVALDPSTGQIKAWVGGSEFSSDEYQYQFDHVWQAKRQPGSTFKPFVYAAAIDKGVPTNHMILNQPLAIRTGNQVWIAKNADQKSGGLTTLRRALSKSINQVTIRLMHEFLSPSEVIRYAQKMGIQSKLEPNMSIALGTSEISPLELASAFGTFANNGVWIEPTSITRIEDKFHHIVKEYKPIRRTAIDSTTNYVMVSMLQDVIKRGSGMAIPYRYGLNIEAGGKTGTTQNLKDAWFVGFTPQIVAAVWTGFDDERLSFTSMSYGQGARASLPVWAGFMKRCLADSTLGFENRYFHMPETVIAVPISRSNNRPAELFTDDVYVEYFTPKGFRKFQSGHYARPEEEEAGIETGENGETETSEEIIIEETAGETPPAGEQVQ from the coding sequence GTGAACAGGAACGGCAAGAAAAACAACATCGGCAACAGGAAAAAAAAGGGCGTAAGGATCCCCGCAAAGGCGTTGCTCACCGGGACGCTGATTCTCTTCGCAGTGCTCTTCATCTATGTTTTCAGCCTGATGAGGACCCTTCCGGGCATCGAGGAACTTGAAAATCCCAATCCCGAGCTCGCCTCGCTGGTCTATTCCTCGGACGGCAAGCTTCTGCACAAATACTTCCTTAAAAACCGGACTTACGTTCATCTGGACTCGATCTCGAACCATGTTCCGGAAGCGCTGATAGCCACCGAGGACCTCGCTTTCTACGATCACTGGGGCTTCGACGTCCGCAGGTTTGTCCTTGTCGTGGCCGAGAATCTCCTCAAGGGCCGCGAGCGCTGGCACGGGGCCAGCACCATCACGCAACAGCTCGCAAAGAACCTCTTCCTGACACAGGAACGCACCATCAACCGCAAGATCCGCGAATTTTTCACCTCCGTCGAGCTTGAAAAGACCTACACGAAGAACGAGATACTGGCGCTCTACCTCAACACGGTTTACTTCGGTTCGGGAGCATACGGCATCGAAGCCGCGGCATGGACATACTTCAACAAACCGGCAAGCAAGCTCACACTGCCTGAAAGCGCGACGCTCGTCGGCATCCTGAAAAGCCCCCGCGCCTATGATCCATCGAGGAATCCGGAAAATTCCCGAAGCCGGCGAAACCTGATTATCGGCCTGATGGAAAAGGCTGGCTTCATTACGCAAAAAGAGATGGAAAAAGCCAGGGCTAGCGCCCTGAAACTCGACTATACGCCGGTCACGAACCACGGCAAGGCGCCCTACTTCACGGAGTATATCCGCCAAACCCTCAAGCCGGTGTCGAAGCAGCACGACATCAACGTCTACCGCGACGGCCTGGAAATCCACACCACTCTCGACAGCCGCATGCAGCAATACGCCGAAGCCGCAGTCAGGGAACATGTCGCATGGGTCCAGGAACGATTCGACAAATCGTGGCGATGGCCGGAGAATCTCAAGAACCAGATCATCAGGGAAACTCCCCGATACCGCACGCTCGTGGCAAAAGGACACGGCCCCGAACAGGCCATTGCTGAACTGAAAGCGGACAGGAAGTGGCTTGACAAGCTTCTGCATGACAAAACGAGGGTTCAGGTGGGCTTTGTCGCCCTGGATCCGTCCACCGGCCAGATAAAGGCCTGGGTCGGCGGCAGCGAGTTCAGTTCGGACGAGTACCAGTACCAGTTCGACCATGTCTGGCAGGCGAAACGCCAGCCCGGATCGACGTTCAAGCCGTTTGTCTACGCAGCCGCGATCGACAAGGGCGTTCCGACAAACCACATGATACTCAACCAGCCGCTGGCCATCCGGACAGGAAACCAGGTCTGGATAGCGAAGAACGCCGACCAGAAATCGGGGGGACTGACGACCCTGCGGCGCGCCCTGAGCAAATCGATCAACCAGGTCACGATCAGGCTGATGCACGAGTTTCTCAGCCCGTCGGAAGTCATCCGCTACGCCCAGAAAATGGGTATTCAATCGAAGCTCGAACCCAACATGTCGATAGCCCTGGGAACTTCGGAAATCAGTCCGCTCGAACTGGCCTCGGCTTTCGGCACGTTCGCCAACAACGGCGTCTGGATAGAGCCGACGAGCATCACGCGGATCGAGGACAAATTCCACCACATCGTCAAGGAATACAAGCCAATCAGAAGGACGGCCATCGATTCAACGACGAATTACGTCATGGTTTCCATGCTCCAGGACGTCATCAAAAGAGGCTCCGGCATGGCGATTCCCTACCGCTACGGCCTGAACATCGAGGCGGGAGGCAAGACCGGAACCACGCAGAACCTCAAGGACGCATGGTTCGTCGGGTTCACGCCCCAGATCGTCGCCGCGGTCTGGACCGGATTCGACGATGAACGGCTTTCCTTCACCTCCATGAGCTACGGGCAGGGCGCCAGGGCCTCGCTGCCTGTCTGGGCGGGTTTCATGAAACGCTGCCTGGCGGACAGCACGCTGGGTTTCGAGAACCGCTACTTCCATATGCCCGAAACGGTTATCGCCGTCCCTATTTCCCGTTCGAACAACCGTCCGGCTGAACTCTTCACGGACGACGTCTACGTCGAGTATTTCACGCCCAAAGGGTTCAGGAAGTTTCAATCCGGCCATTATGCGCGGCCCGAGGAGGAAGAAGCCGGCATTGAAACCGGAGAAAACGGCGAAACGGAAACAAGCGAGGAGATCATCATCGAAGAAACCGCCGGAGAAACTCCGCCTGCCGGGGAGCAGGTCCAATAA
- a CDS encoding alpha/beta fold hydrolase, whose translation MSYFANDRCRMFYTDTAESDPSLVTKPAILFVNGWAISSRYWKPLVDRLTPEYRCITYDQSGTGKTVIDARHKPEFTISGFADEACALIEHLGLRKPKNLHIVGHSMGGMVATELCLRYKEPLLSATILACGIFEESMFTSLGLAFLGGLIDVSMNLRGIFQVEPLKSMFIKRAATADIGKEYSDIIVEDFTNSDKDATIAVGKFSIDREVLRTYTKHVIEIQAPVLCCVGMQDHTIPPEGTVTLYETRKTKAASPTRLVQFMKLGHLPMLEDTERFAAQLKNHFEFARHFPKKTRHAGTVSETVRIV comes from the coding sequence ATGAGTTATTTCGCGAACGACCGTTGCCGGATGTTCTATACCGACACTGCGGAATCCGATCCGTCCCTGGTCACAAAACCCGCCATCCTGTTTGTCAACGGCTGGGCCATATCGTCGCGGTACTGGAAACCCCTGGTAGACAGGCTCACGCCCGAATACCGCTGTATTACCTACGATCAGAGCGGAACGGGAAAAACGGTCATAGACGCTCGCCACAAACCTGAATTCACCATAAGCGGCTTTGCCGACGAAGCCTGCGCGCTCATCGAGCACCTTGGTCTGCGCAAGCCGAAAAACCTGCACATCGTCGGACACTCGATGGGCGGCATGGTGGCCACGGAACTTTGCCTGCGGTATAAGGAACCGCTCCTTTCGGCGACCATTCTCGCCTGCGGCATTTTCGAGGAGTCCATGTTCACCTCTCTCGGCCTTGCGTTTCTCGGGGGACTGATCGACGTCTCGATGAACCTGCGAGGCATTTTTCAGGTCGAACCGTTGAAATCGATGTTCATCAAACGGGCCGCGACGGCTGATATAGGAAAGGAATACAGCGATATCATCGTCGAGGATTTCACGAACTCGGACAAGGACGCGACAATCGCCGTGGGAAAATTCTCCATCGACCGGGAAGTGCTGCGAACCTATACGAAACATGTCATCGAGATTCAAGCGCCTGTCCTCTGCTGCGTCGGCATGCAGGATCACACCATTCCTCCGGAAGGCACGGTTACGCTTTATGAAACAAGAAAAACGAAAGCCGCGTCTCCCACCCGTCTGGTACAGTTCATGAAACTGGGCCATCTGCCCATGCTCGAGGACACCGAAAGGTTTGCCGCGCAGTTGAAAAATCATTTTGAATTCGCCCGACATTTTCCTAAAAAGACTCGACACGCCGGCACCGTGAGCGAAACGGTCAGGATAGTATGA
- a CDS encoding GyrI-like domain-containing protein — translation MDFECTFQSELKELDPVPALTIRTRTSVAALQGVFNEGYAAIARFLASKGFEPSGRPFAVYFNMDFEDLDVEFGFPVGEAVEGEGNMTSGATPSGRAVTTLYIGPYEDVEPAYTALMKWAEDNGLELEGTAYEIYMSDPAVTPPEQLKTRIHLLLAE, via the coding sequence ATGGATTTCGAATGCACGTTCCAGAGTGAACTCAAGGAACTCGACCCCGTTCCCGCGCTTACCATCAGAACCCGCACGAGCGTTGCCGCTCTGCAGGGTGTTTTCAACGAGGGATATGCCGCTATCGCGCGTTTTCTCGCATCGAAAGGCTTCGAGCCCTCAGGCCGTCCGTTCGCCGTTTATTTCAACATGGATTTCGAAGACCTCGACGTCGAGTTCGGTTTTCCCGTAGGGGAAGCGGTCGAGGGCGAGGGGAACATGACAAGCGGCGCGACCCCGTCGGGACGCGCGGTGACAACGCTCTATATCGGGCCCTACGAGGATGTCGAACCAGCATATACGGCCCTGATGAAGTGGGCGGAGGACAACGGTCTGGAGCTTGAGGGCACCGCGTACGAGATCTATATGAGCGATCCGGCGGTTACTCCCCCCGAACAGTTGAAGACGCGCATTCATCTCCTGCTCGCTGAATGA